From the genome of Amycolatopsis camponoti:
TGCTCAAGCGGTACGAATCGTGCTACTTCGGCGGGGCGGGCCGCGCGGAGGAGAGCATCGGCGAGCACCGCCGGATCGCCGCCGCCCTGCGCGACGGCGACCTGCCGACGGCGTCCGCGGTGCTCGTCCGCAACTGGGTGAAAGCACTGGCGTACCTGGGGAAGGACGAAAGATGATCATCGCGCACCTGAGCGACCTGCACCTGGACGACGGACCGCGGGCCGAGGATCGCGTCGCCGCCGTGATGGCGTACCTCGGCGGGCTGGCGGTCGACGCGGTGGTCGTCACCGGCGACATCGCCGACCACGGCGCGGCGTCGGAGTACGCGCGCGCCGCCGAGCTGCTGAAGCACCCGGCGCCGGTGCTGGTGTGCCCGGGCAACCACGACGTCCGCGCGGCGTTCCGCACCGGGCTGCTGGGGCTGCCGGCTTCCGACGACCTGATCGACGTCGCCCGTGAGGTCGGCGGCGTCCTGTTCGCGCTGTGCGATTCGACGATCCCGGGCCGCGGCGCGGGTTTCCTCGCGGACTCCAGCTTGGCGTGGCTCGACGAGACGCTCTCCGGCGGCGACGGCCCGGCGTTCGTGGCGTTCCACCACCCGCCGGTCGAGGTGGGTGTGCCGCTGGTGGACGCGATCCGCCAGTCGGGGGAGGACCGCCTGGCGGCGGTGCTGGCCCGCCATCCGCGCGTGGCGGCGCTGCTGGCCGGCCACGTGCACACGGGCGCGTCGACGACGTTCGCGGGCGTGCCGCTGCGGATCGCGCCCGGCGTGGTTTCGCAGTCGCTGCTGCCGGTCGAGCCCGGTGCCGGGCGAGGCTGGGACGAAGGGGGACCGCTGGACTACGAGCGGCCGCCGTCGCTGCTGCTGCACGTCCTGCACGACGACGGCCGGGTCACCAGCCACCACCGCATCGTCGGCGGCTGAGGCTCAGCCGGAGATCTTCGCGTCGTAGACGGTGCTGGGGC
Proteins encoded in this window:
- a CDS encoding metallophosphoesterase produces the protein MIIAHLSDLHLDDGPRAEDRVAAVMAYLGGLAVDAVVVTGDIADHGAASEYARAAELLKHPAPVLVCPGNHDVRAAFRTGLLGLPASDDLIDVAREVGGVLFALCDSTIPGRGAGFLADSSLAWLDETLSGGDGPAFVAFHHPPVEVGVPLVDAIRQSGEDRLAAVLARHPRVAALLAGHVHTGASTTFAGVPLRIAPGVVSQSLLPVEPGAGRGWDEGGPLDYERPPSLLLHVLHDDGRVTSHHRIVGG